A portion of the Homalodisca vitripennis isolate AUS2020 chromosome 2, UT_GWSS_2.1, whole genome shotgun sequence genome contains these proteins:
- the LOC124354732 gene encoding LOW QUALITY PROTEIN: bifunctional polynucleotide phosphatase/kinase (The sequence of the model RefSeq protein was modified relative to this genomic sequence to represent the inferred CDS: deleted 1 base in 1 codon; substituted 1 base at 1 genomic stop codon), with translation MSQQKKCFLKSILDDNIAIHLQDKVEICLGRCPETNIRDKRCSRKQVSITADYNSEVIKVKHLGGNPSSANGIILRNDSHILKQNELLEFLVGEHKFRVEFESPTVKPEKRKKXTSTLENDTSDSKRFCKEESISMLTAPCSKSTWEKIEDGKLYVFTSVGVRSSTKIAAYDLDGTLILTKSGRVFPKDNDDWKLAFGSVKSKLSKFASEGYKIVILTNQAGIGRGRTNINEFKTKIENIVRDLNVPVQVFIATSNSIYRKPAPGMWTFLETKKNDGIKIDMSRSFYVGDAAGRIANWCPGKKKDFSFADRLLALNLNLQYYTPEEHFCSERPGKFTLPMFNPAALDEDGPLADGDIAKKSQEVVILVGCPGSGKTHIALRHLVPAGYVHVNRDSLGSWQKCVLNMESAVAAGRSVVVDNTNPDRESRRRFVERARVPCRCLVMTTSIENIRHNVRFREITDSKHIPVNEMIVNSYKNKFEPPSLDEGFTEIVNVNFVPSFSDPEMKKLYRMYLLEK, from the exons ATGTCCCAGCAGAAAAAATGTTTTCTCAAAAGCATCTTAGATGACAATATTGCTATTCATCTACAAGATAAGGTTGAAATATGTTTAGGAAGATGCCCAGAAACAAATATAAGAGATAAAAGGTGTTCAAGAAAACAAG TGTCGATAACTGCAGATTACAATTCAGAAGTAATCAAAGTCAAACATCTGGGTGGCAACCCGTCAAGTGCAAATGGAATTATTTTGAGGAATGACtctcacattttaaaacaaaatgagttGCTAGAATTTTTAGTCGGAGAACATAAATTCAGAGTAGAATTTGAATCACCTACAGTAAAGCCTGAAAAGCGAAAAAAATGA ACTTCTACTTTGGAAAATGACACATCAGATTCTAAACGATTTTGTAAAGAAGAAAGCATTTCAATGCTGACTGCGCCTTGTAGTAAAAGTACATGGGAGAAGATTGAAGATGGAAAGTTATATGTATTTACCAGTGTTGGAGTCAGGAGTAGCACCAAA ATAGCAGCATATGATTTGGACGGTACACTTATCCTCACCAAATCTGGAAGAGTGTTCCCAAAAGACAACGATGATTGGAAGTTGGCCTTTGGATCTGTAAAATCAAAACTGTCCAAGTTTGCCAGTGAAGGTTATAAAATTGTCATTCTAACAAATCAAGCAGGCATCGGTAGAGGGAGGACAAACATAAATGAATTCAAGACTAAAATAGAGAATATAGTCAGAGATCTGAATGTACCAGTACAGGTTTTTATTGCAACTTCCAATTCTATTTATAGAAAACCAGCACCAGGAATGTGGACATTTCTTGAAACCAAG AAGAATGACGGTATCAAGATCGACATGTCAAGGTCATTCTATGTGGGTGATGCGGCAGGACGTATCGCCAACTGGTGTCCCGGGAAGAAGAAGGATTTTTCTTTTGCAGATCGCCTGCTAGCTCTGAACTTAAACCTTCAGTACTACACGCCTGAAGAACACTTTTGTAGTGAGAGGCCAGGAAAGTTTACACTTCCTATGTTCAACCCTGCAGCTCTGGATGAGGATGGACCTCTTGCTGATGGAGATATTGCCAAAAAAAGTCAAGAG GTGGTTATCTTGGTGGGGTGTCCTGGTTCGGGCAAGACTCACATCGCCCTGAGACACCTGGTGCCAGCTGGTTATGTTCATGTGAACCGTGACTCACTCGGTTCTTGGCAGAAATGTGTCCTCAACATGGAATCGGCTGTCGCTGCAGGACGTAGTGTGGTGGTGGACAATACCAATCCGGACCGTGAAAGTAGACGGCGCTTTGTAGAACGAGCCAGAGTACCGTGTCGCTGCCTTGTTATGACGACCAGCATTGAGAATATCAGGCACAATGTCAGG TTCCGGGAGATTACAGACTCCAAGCACATTCCAGTGAATGAAATGATTGTTAATAGTTACAA GAACAAATTTGAACCTCCAAGTTTAGACGAAGGCTTTACGGAGATTGTCAATGTCAACTTTGTCCCTTCATTCTCTGATCCAGAGATGAAGAAGTTGTACCGGATGTACCTGCTGGAGAAGTGA